One genomic window of Roseobacter ponti includes the following:
- a CDS encoding site-specific DNA-methyltransferase: MQLKSNDDTKREKAYSTLRVDTRPVCDLFPYARNARTHCDNQVAQLAASIKEYGFTNPVLVDGDNGIIAGHGRVMAARALGLESVPVIELAHLTDVQKRAYILADNKLAERAGWDKELLALEVGDLADLGVDPLALGFEAGEIDALLQQLGPDPTENEIPPVPQHPVACSGDIWLLGSHRLLCGDATDPVAVDLLLAGVKPHLMVTDPPYGVKYDPSWRNAAGASETKRVGKVLNDDRADWREAWELFPGDVAYVWHGALHATTVADSLLAAGFDIRSQIIWAKERLVLSRGDYHWQHEPCWYAVKHKAKGHWSGDRKQTTLWQIQTQGQDAETIHGTQKPVECMRRPMLNNSSIGQVVYEPFSGSGTTIIAAETTGRLCCAMELGPAYVDVAVKRWQAFTEEDATLENDGRTFAEIAQDRGNV, from the coding sequence ATGCAATTGAAATCCAACGATGATACCAAGCGGGAAAAGGCTTACTCAACGCTCAGGGTTGACACGCGGCCTGTCTGCGATCTTTTTCCGTACGCGCGCAACGCCCGAACCCACTGCGACAACCAGGTTGCGCAGCTTGCGGCTTCAATCAAAGAGTATGGCTTTACCAATCCTGTCCTCGTCGACGGCGACAACGGCATCATCGCCGGGCATGGTCGTGTCATGGCAGCCCGGGCGCTGGGCCTTGAGAGTGTGCCGGTCATTGAACTGGCCCATCTCACCGACGTTCAGAAACGCGCATATATCCTGGCCGATAACAAACTGGCCGAGCGGGCAGGGTGGGACAAGGAGCTCCTCGCACTCGAGGTTGGCGATCTGGCCGATCTCGGCGTTGATCCTCTGGCGCTGGGCTTTGAGGCCGGTGAGATCGACGCACTTCTGCAGCAGCTGGGTCCGGATCCAACCGAGAACGAAATCCCGCCGGTGCCTCAACATCCGGTGGCCTGTTCCGGTGATATCTGGCTTCTTGGATCTCATCGACTTCTTTGCGGTGATGCTACTGATCCGGTCGCCGTCGACTTGCTGCTGGCGGGTGTCAAACCGCATCTCATGGTGACGGATCCGCCCTACGGTGTGAAGTACGATCCCTCCTGGCGGAACGCAGCAGGGGCTTCGGAAACCAAGCGTGTCGGCAAGGTTCTGAACGACGATCGTGCAGACTGGCGCGAGGCCTGGGAGCTGTTCCCCGGCGATGTGGCTTACGTCTGGCATGGTGCTCTGCATGCCACGACGGTGGCGGACAGCCTGTTGGCCGCGGGATTTGATATCCGGTCTCAGATCATCTGGGCGAAAGAGCGCCTTGTACTCAGCCGCGGTGACTATCACTGGCAGCACGAACCCTGCTGGTATGCGGTGAAGCACAAGGCTAAGGGCCACTGGTCGGGTGACCGAAAACAGACGACGCTCTGGCAGATTCAGACGCAGGGCCAAGATGCTGAGACGATCCACGGTACGCAGAAACCTGTCGAATGCATGCGCCGGCCGATGCTGAACAACTCGAGCATCGGTCAGGTCGTATATGAGCCATTCTCGGGATCGGGCACCACGATCATTGCGGCGGAAACCACGGGCCGGCTGTGCTGTGCCATGGAACTTGGTCCCGCCTACGTCGACGTGGCTGTAAAACGCTGGCAAGCCTTCACAGAAGAAGACGCGACCCTCGAGAATGATGGCCGCACATTCGCTGAAATTGCCCAAGACCGAGGCAACGTTTGA
- a CDS encoding HNH endonuclease: MTIHDISFDAIIAACDEYDELGKTQFLRKYGFRTAKTYMLFWNGKFYDSKAILGAAHGYISPNSLPLKSAEFSGGLAETVSVLESLGFEVVSDPPPSSNPNWTEAEVALAIQFYRGHAPKIPGKSSDELISLANEIRTAARMQGLRGNEKFRNADGVYMHLMHFQQLDPNYSGSAIGKSTALEEKIWSYSDKELNRAAEAVRTRISAFEKTGQVEQRIPEPNSAVLKLLIASSDPVESQLGHTLHLWQEAKRNQGKRASLGREPGQIKNSDAVSVIEQRVRSSASGFDEVTSTNESYEKIVIDHPDRFANDVIAIAKARLAEFDLATPTDDREELEAKIKEIILRPYMISEPPAGNPTPRREVSAGFVYVRDPRVVAYTRVRANGICELCAQPAPFKRPDGSHYLETHHVVPLAENGPDTPQNCAGVCPNCHRALHSAENKDHLAKTLMKKLASI, encoded by the coding sequence ATGACAATTCATGATATTTCTTTCGACGCCATTATAGCAGCTTGCGATGAGTACGACGAACTCGGCAAAACCCAGTTTTTACGAAAGTACGGCTTCCGTACCGCCAAGACCTACATGTTGTTTTGGAACGGAAAATTTTATGATTCCAAAGCCATTTTGGGGGCAGCCCACGGTTATATCTCGCCAAATTCACTGCCGCTCAAAAGCGCTGAATTTTCCGGTGGGTTAGCTGAGACTGTGAGTGTTCTGGAATCGCTCGGCTTTGAAGTTGTCTCCGACCCACCACCAAGTAGCAATCCTAACTGGACAGAAGCCGAAGTGGCTTTGGCGATCCAGTTTTATCGTGGCCATGCGCCAAAAATCCCTGGAAAAAGCTCGGATGAATTGATTTCTCTCGCCAACGAAATTCGGACGGCTGCGCGCATGCAGGGTCTACGAGGCAACGAAAAATTCCGCAATGCCGACGGTGTTTACATGCACTTAATGCATTTTCAGCAGCTGGACCCAAACTATTCGGGTTCCGCAATTGGAAAATCGACCGCCTTGGAGGAAAAGATATGGTCGTACTCCGACAAAGAACTTAATCGCGCAGCTGAAGCTGTGCGCACCCGCATCTCTGCATTTGAGAAAACCGGGCAGGTTGAGCAGCGAATTCCCGAACCTAACTCGGCTGTTCTGAAATTGTTGATTGCCAGTTCTGACCCGGTGGAAAGCCAGTTGGGACACACTCTGCATCTATGGCAGGAAGCAAAGCGCAATCAGGGCAAAAGAGCTTCTCTTGGTCGGGAACCAGGACAGATCAAAAATAGTGATGCAGTGAGCGTGATCGAGCAAAGAGTAAGATCAAGCGCCAGCGGATTTGACGAGGTAACGAGCACCAACGAAAGTTACGAGAAGATCGTTATAGATCACCCTGATCGCTTCGCCAATGACGTTATTGCAATCGCGAAAGCTCGTTTGGCGGAATTTGACCTTGCCACACCAACTGATGACCGCGAAGAGCTGGAAGCTAAGATCAAAGAAATTATCTTACGACCTTACATGATTAGTGAGCCGCCAGCTGGAAATCCAACACCTCGGCGGGAAGTGTCAGCAGGCTTTGTATATGTGCGTGATCCAAGGGTAGTTGCCTACACTCGAGTCAGAGCGAATGGCATTTGCGAACTATGCGCACAGCCAGCACCCTTTAAGCGGCCAGATGGCTCGCATTATCTTGAAACCCACCATGTGGTGCCGCTGGCGGAAAACGGTCCAGATACTCCCCAGAATTGCGCTGGAGTATGTCCTAACTGCCATAGGGCTTTGCATTCAGCTGAAAACAAAGACCATCTCGCCAAAACTCTGATGAAAAAACTGGCGAGTATATAG
- a CDS encoding DUF2924 domain-containing protein — MTDTIPARLAALKTTSTPDLKAQWRDLFDSEPPPFNRRYLESRLAYRIQELAYGGLKPETIKRLEALGEQLDGGNITTRRIRKDLKPITGTRLIREWQGVEYLVTVTADGFEWQGRPYKSLSAIARAITGTRWNGWVFFGLKNLRRRA; from the coding sequence ATGACTGATACCATCCCCGCGCGCCTGGCTGCGCTCAAAACCACCTCGACGCCAGATCTGAAAGCCCAGTGGCGCGATCTGTTCGACAGCGAACCGCCGCCCTTCAACCGGCGCTACCTTGAATCCCGACTGGCCTACCGCATTCAGGAACTGGCCTACGGCGGCTTGAAGCCGGAAACCATCAAACGACTGGAAGCGCTGGGCGAGCAGCTCGACGGCGGCAACATCACGACACGTCGCATTCGCAAGGATTTGAAGCCCATCACAGGCACCCGCCTGATCCGAGAGTGGCAGGGTGTTGAGTATCTGGTGACGGTCACCGCCGACGGCTTCGAGTGGCAGGGGCGGCCCTACAAGTCGCTATCGGCCATAGCCCGCGCCATCACCGGCACGCGCTGGAACGGTTGGGTGTTCTTCGGCCTGAAGAACCTGAGGAGACGCGCATGA
- a CDS encoding TM0106 family RecB-like putative nuclease, with translation MRKHVDQIVLSASDLVGYLNCGHLTELDLQVAEGALAKPKHWDPLLEILRERGDQHEKAFIAHLEAQGLISVRIYGVDITPAAVAETRAAMEAGAQIIVQAALAHDKWVGRADILRRVEKPSNLGSRSYEIIDTKLARETKAGSVLQLCLYADLLEQVQGIAPEYVYVVAPWSDFEPQAFRYADYAAYFRKAKAAAEAATSEGAPGGQYPEPKEHCDICRWRNQCDARRRADDHLCLVAGISKNQTAELQENGITTAAELAAMPTPMPWKPKKGSPLSYEKAREQARIQMESREAGEVRYELLPIVEDIGLCLLPEPSDGDIFFDIESDAFVGEHGLEYLFGYIYRDENGAWTCTADWAFERKGEKAIFERFVDFVNERREQYPDLHIYHYAPYEPGALKRLMGRYATREGEIDDFLRSNLLVDLYSVVRNGVRAGVESYSIKKLEPIYGFERDTSLPDANVALARLQAGLELGDIDAIDGEVRATVQSYNYDDCASTIALRDWLEDRRQELVDAGTEVPRPLPSDQEPSEALTERQEAVQALIERLTADVPADIEERSEEQHAHWILANILDWHRREDKAAWWEYFRLSALTPEELVDERTALSQLVFVGDVSPQGARTPVHRYAFPQQDTDIRGDEELRMNSGDKIGSVVAVSADDRTVDIKKMGKTADIHPEGVFAHQMFNTKEQANSLMRLGEYVADHGIEGDGPYQSARALLLRLKPELGNGPIRQPDETTLQAALRVARELGEGVFPIQGPPGTGKSYTGARMICELVKRGKKVGITANSHKVIRNLLDKVVEAAPEMKVDLCCVQKPKFGETEPDQERLKFVTGNAGVYAALGSGSAQVAGATHFLWSRADAHEVLDVLVIDEAAQMSLANVLAVAQSAKALILLGDPQQLDQPTQGTHPDGTGVSALEHVLGGAHTIAEDRGLFLEETWRLHPDICQFNSELFYDDKLHSVEGCELQEIRCAGSLSGTGLRYVPVEHSGNQSSSIEEAEAVAGLVKEVLSGQPTWTDREGQERPLTLEDILIIAPYNAQVFEIQQRLPGARVGTVDKFQGQEAPIAIYSMATSSHADAPRGMDFLYSSNRFNVAISRAKCVVVLFASAKVFEAECRTPRQMQLANAFCRYLEFADTIADRGRSNECGAKGNK, from the coding sequence ATGAGAAAGCATGTTGACCAGATCGTCCTGAGCGCATCCGACCTCGTCGGCTATCTGAACTGTGGCCACTTGACGGAACTGGATTTGCAGGTTGCCGAAGGGGCACTTGCGAAGCCAAAGCACTGGGACCCGCTTCTCGAGATCTTGCGTGAGCGGGGTGACCAGCATGAAAAGGCCTTCATCGCTCACCTTGAGGCTCAGGGCCTGATATCTGTCCGGATCTACGGGGTCGACATCACGCCGGCGGCCGTCGCCGAGACCCGGGCCGCGATGGAGGCTGGCGCTCAGATCATCGTCCAGGCGGCGCTTGCACATGACAAGTGGGTCGGGCGGGCCGACATCCTGCGGCGGGTCGAGAAACCTAGCAATCTCGGATCTCGGTCCTACGAGATCATCGACACGAAACTTGCCCGCGAAACCAAGGCTGGTTCTGTTCTTCAGCTTTGCCTTTACGCCGACCTCTTGGAACAGGTGCAGGGGATCGCGCCTGAATATGTGTACGTCGTAGCGCCCTGGTCCGACTTCGAACCGCAAGCGTTTCGATATGCGGACTACGCCGCGTATTTCCGGAAGGCCAAGGCCGCCGCGGAAGCGGCGACTTCCGAAGGAGCGCCGGGCGGTCAGTATCCTGAGCCGAAGGAGCATTGCGACATCTGCAGGTGGCGGAATCAGTGCGACGCACGCCGCCGTGCAGATGACCATCTCTGCCTGGTCGCCGGGATCAGCAAGAACCAGACTGCCGAGCTTCAGGAAAACGGGATCACGACCGCGGCAGAGCTTGCCGCGATGCCCACACCGATGCCCTGGAAGCCTAAGAAGGGGTCACCGCTATCCTACGAGAAGGCACGTGAGCAGGCCCGCATTCAGATGGAGTCTCGTGAAGCCGGAGAGGTCAGGTACGAGCTCCTGCCGATCGTCGAAGATATCGGCCTGTGCCTGCTGCCTGAACCGTCTGACGGAGACATCTTCTTCGACATCGAAAGCGATGCGTTTGTTGGTGAGCACGGCCTCGAGTATCTCTTCGGCTACATCTATCGCGATGAAAACGGCGCCTGGACCTGCACGGCAGACTGGGCGTTCGAACGAAAGGGCGAAAAGGCCATCTTTGAGCGCTTTGTGGACTTCGTGAACGAGCGCAGAGAACAGTATCCGGATCTGCACATCTACCATTACGCACCTTACGAACCCGGGGCGCTGAAACGGTTGATGGGCCGGTACGCGACTCGCGAAGGCGAGATTGATGATTTCCTGCGCAGCAATCTGTTGGTCGATCTCTACAGCGTCGTGCGCAATGGTGTGCGCGCTGGCGTCGAAAGCTACTCGATCAAGAAGTTGGAGCCGATCTATGGCTTTGAGCGGGACACCAGTCTGCCAGATGCCAACGTCGCGCTTGCGCGTCTGCAAGCCGGACTCGAGCTAGGCGATATCGATGCCATCGACGGCGAGGTGCGCGCGACCGTTCAGTCCTACAACTACGATGACTGCGCCTCGACCATTGCTCTGCGCGACTGGCTTGAAGATCGCCGGCAGGAGCTTGTCGATGCCGGAACCGAAGTTCCGCGTCCATTGCCGTCCGACCAGGAGCCAAGCGAGGCGCTGACGGAACGCCAGGAAGCAGTGCAGGCTCTGATCGAGCGCCTCACAGCCGACGTGCCTGCGGATATCGAAGAGCGGAGCGAAGAGCAGCACGCGCACTGGATCCTCGCGAATATCCTTGACTGGCATCGTCGCGAGGACAAGGCCGCCTGGTGGGAATACTTCCGTCTCTCCGCGCTGACGCCAGAAGAACTCGTCGATGAGCGCACTGCGCTGTCTCAGCTGGTGTTTGTCGGGGACGTATCGCCACAAGGCGCAAGGACACCGGTTCACCGGTATGCGTTCCCACAGCAGGACACGGATATCCGCGGTGACGAAGAACTGCGGATGAATAGCGGCGACAAGATCGGCAGCGTTGTCGCGGTTTCTGCGGATGACCGGACGGTCGACATCAAGAAGATGGGGAAGACGGCTGACATCCATCCCGAGGGCGTTTTCGCGCATCAGATGTTTAATACGAAGGAACAAGCCAACAGCCTGATGCGGCTGGGGGAGTATGTCGCCGATCACGGCATCGAAGGGGATGGGCCTTATCAGAGCGCACGGGCACTCTTGCTGCGCCTTAAGCCAGAGCTTGGCAATGGACCGATCCGGCAGCCGGATGAAACGACCCTGCAGGCTGCGCTTCGTGTCGCTCGCGAGCTTGGTGAAGGCGTATTCCCGATCCAGGGCCCTCCGGGAACGGGAAAGTCGTACACCGGCGCCCGCATGATCTGTGAACTCGTCAAGCGTGGAAAGAAGGTCGGGATCACGGCCAACAGTCACAAGGTGATCCGCAACCTGCTGGACAAGGTCGTCGAAGCCGCCCCCGAGATGAAGGTCGATCTGTGCTGTGTTCAGAAACCGAAGTTCGGGGAGACGGAACCCGATCAGGAAAGGCTGAAGTTCGTGACCGGCAATGCCGGTGTTTATGCCGCGTTGGGCTCAGGATCAGCGCAGGTTGCCGGTGCGACGCACTTCCTTTGGTCACGCGCTGACGCACATGAAGTGCTCGATGTGCTCGTGATCGATGAAGCCGCGCAAATGTCGCTGGCGAACGTCCTTGCGGTTGCCCAGAGCGCGAAGGCCCTGATACTGCTTGGGGATCCGCAACAGCTGGACCAACCCACGCAGGGCACGCATCCGGACGGCACAGGCGTATCCGCGCTCGAGCATGTTCTTGGCGGCGCCCATACAATCGCCGAAGATAGGGGCCTATTCCTGGAGGAAACCTGGCGCCTGCATCCTGATATCTGTCAGTTCAATTCTGAGCTTTTCTATGACGACAAGCTGCATTCAGTAGAAGGATGCGAGCTGCAGGAAATCCGCTGCGCCGGGTCCCTGAGCGGCACAGGTCTTCGGTACGTGCCGGTCGAGCATTCGGGCAATCAAAGCTCTTCGATTGAGGAGGCCGAGGCTGTTGCCGGACTTGTTAAAGAAGTATTGTCCGGTCAGCCGACATGGACTGATCGAGAAGGTCAGGAGAGGCCCCTGACGCTCGAAGACATTCTGATCATCGCGCCTTACAACGCGCAGGTATTTGAGATTCAGCAGCGGTTGCCGGGCGCCCGTGTCGGGACCGTAGATAAGTTCCAGGGCCAGGAGGCACCCATAGCGATCTACTCGATGGCGACATCGAGCCATGCTGACGCACCGCGGGGCATGGATTTCCTATACAGTTCAAACCGGTTCAACGTAGCGATCTCGCGGGCGAAATGCGTCGTCGTACTTTTTGCGTCGGCAAAAGTATTCGAAGCGGAATGCCGGACGCCGCGGCAAATGCAGCTCGCGAATGCATTTTGCAGATATTTAGAGTTTGCTGATACGATCGCAGACCGAGGACGTTCAAATGAATGCGGTGCCAAAGGGAACAAATGA
- a CDS encoding 3'-5' exonuclease: MNEYSHFSVAVEDVVSPETVVQNTDWRLLRRLALPRRLNNPGGGTVKHALVLDVETTGLSHDIDEVIQLAMLPFTYELDTGRILEIDHGRAFEGLREPRVPISDEAGLVTGLTKEMVAGKTIDPEMVDMLVADADLIIAHNASFDRGMVEKHWSCFGEKPWGCTLSSVDWLREGFSAGKLDYLGMQFGWFYDAHRALADCEACLALLAQELPQSGHRIMSAVRDAAMKEEYLIRAVDAPYDERLKLKERGYRWRPAELPLGKVWWTITSNPTAEIDWLRAEIYGGDANVPTHKVTALNRFSERLWEAQP; the protein is encoded by the coding sequence ATGAACGAGTACAGCCATTTTTCAGTTGCAGTAGAAGATGTCGTGTCACCTGAAACTGTGGTCCAAAATACTGACTGGCGGCTACTTCGTCGCCTGGCTCTCCCCCGTCGTCTGAACAATCCGGGCGGTGGCACCGTCAAGCATGCTCTGGTTCTTGACGTCGAAACCACCGGTCTCTCGCATGATATCGATGAAGTTATTCAGCTCGCCATGCTGCCTTTCACTTATGAGCTCGACACGGGACGCATTCTCGAGATCGACCATGGTCGAGCCTTTGAGGGTCTGCGTGAGCCGCGTGTTCCAATCTCAGATGAAGCTGGTCTTGTGACGGGGCTCACCAAGGAAATGGTGGCAGGAAAAACAATTGATCCAGAAATGGTGGATATGTTGGTCGCCGATGCGGATCTCATCATCGCTCACAATGCCAGTTTTGACAGAGGAATGGTCGAGAAACACTGGTCGTGCTTTGGTGAAAAGCCCTGGGGTTGCACGCTCTCAAGTGTTGACTGGCTGCGGGAAGGATTTTCCGCAGGCAAGCTTGACTACCTCGGTATGCAGTTTGGCTGGTTTTATGATGCTCACCGGGCGCTCGCCGATTGTGAAGCCTGCCTTGCATTGCTTGCGCAGGAGTTACCTCAATCCGGACACCGGATCATGTCAGCCGTTCGGGACGCTGCAATGAAAGAAGAGTATCTCATTCGAGCCGTCGATGCCCCCTATGATGAACGTCTGAAACTGAAGGAGCGCGGCTATCGCTGGCGGCCGGCAGAACTCCCGCTCGGTAAGGTCTGGTGGACTATCACCTCCAATCCCACAGCGGAGATCGACTGGCTTCGGGCTGAGATCTACGGCGGGGACGCAAATGTGCCGACGCACAAGGTCACCGCGCTAAACCGCTTCTCGGAGCGCCTCTGGGAGGCGCAGCCATGA
- a CDS encoding HNH endonuclease produces the protein MQEETPGRTVLLKMVWEVDLKASSIRKHLKPNKILGRKSTFSNAFASALAPYDEYSEAAIAEAIDDLDQDPTEDLYCVYCGKEAATWDHVFNRVANGEFSGYGHRIRNLVPCCRTCNERKGKKNWKTFLELLNSDDKDLRIGRMERFLHAHAVPDDYKIIQSKAPEELSQFLQIRDQIFRLMLEADQLADSIRKKATS, from the coding sequence TTGCAAGAAGAAACACCGGGTCGTACGGTATTACTAAAAATGGTTTGGGAGGTTGATTTGAAGGCATCCAGCATAAGGAAACACCTGAAGCCGAACAAAATTTTGGGTCGAAAGAGTACTTTTTCGAACGCATTCGCTTCAGCTCTTGCGCCATATGATGAGTATTCGGAAGCTGCTATCGCCGAGGCAATTGATGACCTCGACCAAGATCCGACCGAAGATCTCTACTGCGTCTATTGCGGGAAAGAAGCCGCAACATGGGACCATGTTTTCAACCGAGTCGCGAACGGTGAATTTTCCGGCTACGGGCATCGCATCCGCAACCTAGTTCCATGCTGCAGAACGTGCAACGAGAGGAAGGGAAAGAAGAATTGGAAGACTTTCTTAGAACTACTCAACTCGGATGACAAAGATCTACGCATCGGACGTATGGAGCGGTTTCTTCATGCTCATGCAGTTCCTGATGACTACAAAATCATCCAGAGCAAAGCTCCGGAAGAGCTGAGCCAGTTTTTACAAATACGAGACCAGATCTTCCGCCTTATGTTGGAGGCAGATCAACTGGCGGATTCAATCCGGAAAAAAGCAACTTCTTGA
- a CDS encoding helix-turn-helix transcriptional regulator — protein sequence MTDREQQKEQLKQLIRESRVAERWSKSRRTIQRWRASGKMPRHIRIGSTVFYLIDDIIAHEDALTSTGKED from the coding sequence ATGACGGACAGAGAACAGCAGAAGGAACAGCTCAAGCAGCTCATCCGGGAGTCCCGGGTCGCGGAACGTTGGAGCAAGTCGCGCCGTACAATCCAGCGGTGGCGCGCTTCCGGCAAAATGCCACGTCACATCCGCATCGGTTCGACTGTTTTCTACTTAATCGACGACATCATCGCGCATGAAGACGCGCTCACGTCCACAGGCAAGGAGGACTGA
- a CDS encoding recombinase family protein, which yields MTERIVRKLRCAVYTRKSSEEGLEQEFNSLDAQREACEAYVASQRSEGWVQVYDRYDDGGISGGTLERPGLKRLLADVEDGLVDVVVVYKIDRLSRSLMDFSRLVEVFDRNGVTFVSVTQSFNTTTSMGRLTLNILLSFAQFEREVTAERIRDKFAASRKKGMWMGGTPPLGYAVKHRKLIVHESEAAHVRWIFSRFVEIGSGTILARELDKKEIRTRRGGKIDKKYLYRLLNNRVYIGDAVYKGTPYPGEHDAIVGDDIWEKVHTILSESPRKRAARTRADTPALLKGLLYGPDGAAFSPTHTRKGGKLYRYYVSQTVLKHGAGSCPVSRVPAGEIEAAVTDQLRAVFRQPDIIAGAWKAACLHAADIPEADASAAFQQFDQLWDELFPAEQARIVALLVERIDIDTDGLDVRLRIDGLTGLAQELMTDHGAFP from the coding sequence ATGACAGAACGTATCGTCAGGAAGCTGCGCTGTGCCGTTTATACCCGCAAATCCTCGGAGGAAGGGCTCGAGCAGGAGTTCAACAGCCTCGACGCCCAGCGCGAGGCCTGCGAAGCTTACGTCGCCAGCCAGCGTTCCGAAGGCTGGGTGCAGGTCTACGACCGGTACGACGACGGTGGTATTTCCGGCGGTACACTGGAACGCCCCGGACTAAAACGGCTGCTTGCCGATGTCGAGGATGGCCTGGTCGACGTGGTTGTCGTTTACAAGATCGACCGCCTGTCGCGCTCGCTCATGGACTTTTCCAGGCTGGTCGAGGTTTTTGACCGGAACGGTGTGACATTCGTCTCCGTTACGCAATCCTTCAACACGACGACATCCATGGGGCGACTGACGCTGAACATTCTGCTCAGCTTTGCACAGTTCGAGCGCGAAGTAACGGCAGAGCGTATTCGGGACAAGTTTGCCGCCAGCCGCAAGAAAGGCATGTGGATGGGTGGTACGCCTCCGCTTGGTTACGCAGTGAAACACCGAAAATTAATCGTACACGAGAGTGAAGCTGCGCATGTGCGGTGGATATTCAGCCGCTTTGTTGAGATCGGGTCTGGAACTATTCTGGCGCGCGAACTGGATAAAAAGGAAATCCGGACAAGACGCGGCGGGAAGATTGACAAGAAATATCTCTACCGACTGCTTAACAACCGGGTCTATATCGGTGACGCTGTTTATAAGGGAACACCTTATCCTGGTGAACATGACGCCATTGTCGGCGACGACATTTGGGAAAAGGTTCACACCATCCTGAGTGAAAGCCCCCGTAAGCGCGCGGCGCGCACCCGTGCAGACACTCCTGCCCTTCTTAAGGGATTGCTGTACGGCCCAGATGGCGCGGCGTTCTCGCCGACCCATACGCGCAAGGGCGGCAAGCTCTACAGATACTATGTCAGCCAGACGGTGCTAAAGCACGGTGCCGGATCCTGCCCGGTGTCTCGCGTTCCAGCGGGCGAGATCGAGGCGGCCGTGACCGACCAGCTGCGTGCCGTGTTCCGCCAGCCCGATATAATCGCAGGGGCGTGGAAGGCGGCGTGCCTCCATGCCGCCGACATCCCTGAGGCCGACGCCAGCGCGGCCTTTCAGCAGTTCGACCAGCTGTGGGACGAACTCTTCCCAGCTGAGCAGGCGCGCATCGTGGCGCTGCTGGTCGAGCGGATTGATATCGACACCGATGGTCTTGATGTTCGCCTCCGGATTGACGGTCTGACCGGCTTGGCGCAAGAACTGATGACTGATCACGGAGCATTTCCATGA
- a CDS encoding phage terminase small subunit P27 family, with protein sequence MRGRKPKPTALKIVQGNPGRRPLNGREPKPPAAMPTCPSHLSPTAKTEWKRLARVLNQIGLLTQIDRTVLAGYCQSYGRWVEAEKKLQETPTLLKTPAGYIQTSPWLTISNKQMELMVKYMAELGLTPSSRTRLAVNIPSEEELERKKIEDTYFS encoded by the coding sequence ATGAGAGGACGCAAACCCAAACCCACGGCCTTGAAAATAGTACAGGGAAATCCTGGGCGGCGGCCGCTGAACGGGCGAGAGCCAAAACCGCCTGCAGCAATGCCGACGTGTCCGTCGCACCTTTCACCGACAGCTAAAACGGAATGGAAACGCCTTGCCCGTGTGCTCAATCAGATCGGCCTGCTCACTCAGATCGACCGGACGGTACTTGCGGGCTACTGTCAGTCATACGGCCGTTGGGTCGAAGCTGAAAAGAAGCTTCAGGAAACACCAACGCTGCTCAAAACACCGGCTGGCTACATCCAGACATCCCCGTGGCTGACGATTTCAAATAAACAAATGGAGTTGATGGTGAAATATATGGCTGAGCTCGGCCTGACGCCATCCTCGCGGACGCGGCTTGCAGTAAACATTCCTTCAGAAGAAGAATTAGAAAGAAAAAAGATTGAGGATACTTACTTCAGCTGA